Within the Pseudomonas orientalis genome, the region CCGCCGTGTTCCTGGTCTTCATCGTAATGGTCTTCACTCACTTGCTTTCCTCCAGCAGGCGCCAGCGCAGTGTTTCACCGGCGCGCAGCGGGATAACGGTCAGCTCGCCAAACGGCAGGCTGGCGGGGGCGGTCCAGTCTTCACGAACCAGGGTGATGCGGTCGGTATTGGCCGGCAGGCCATAGAAGCGCGGGCCGTTGAGGCTGGCGAAACCTTCCAGCTTGTCCAGGGCATTGCGTTGTTCGAACGCTTCAGCGTACAGCTCGATGGCGGCAAACGCGGTGTAGCATCCCGCGCAACCGCAGGCGGCTTCCTTGGCGTGCTGGGCGTGGGGCGCGGAATCGGTGCCGAGGAAGAACTTCGGGTTGCCGCTGGTCGCGGCATCCAGCAACGCCACCTGGTGGGTATTGCGCTTGAGGATCGGCAGGCAATAGAAGTGCGGCCGAATACCGCCCACCAACATGTGGTTGCGGTTGTACAACAGGTGGTGTGCGGTGATGGTCGCGCCGACGTTGGCCGAAGCCTCGGTGACGAACTGCACGGCGTCGGCGGTGGTGATGTGTTCGAACACCACCTTGAGGGTCGGGAACAGCTCGACCACGCGGCGCATATGTTCGTCGATGAAGATTTTTTCGCGATCGAACACGTCGACATCGCCACGGGTGACTTCACCGTGGATCAACAGCGGCATGCCCACATCGGCCATGGCTTCGATGGCCGGCAGGATCTTGTCGATGCTGGTCACGCCGGAGTCGGAGTTGGTGGTCGCGCCGGCCGGGTACAGCTTGGCGGCGTACACGAAGCCGCTGGCCTTGGCCTCGCGGATCTCCGAAGGCTGGGTGCGGTCGGTGAGGTAAAGCACCATCAGCGGCTCGAAGCGGCTTCCGGCCGGTCGTGCAGCGAGGATACGCTGGCGATAGGCGTCGGCTTGCTCGGCGTTACGCACCGGAGGTACCAGGTTAGGCATGATGATGGCGCGGCCAAAGGTGCGCGCGACATCGGCCACGGTGTGGGGTAACGCAGCACCATCGCGAAGATGTATATGCCAGTCGTCGGGACGCAGCAGGGTCAGGCGGTCGGACATTGGGGATTCCAGGCGGGTCAATCTGGTGGGAATGCTACCGGAAAAGACTCGTGCAGGCACTCGCTATCAAGTTTTGCAGGATGCAACCGATAGCACTGGGTATGCCTTAACGATGTATGACGCCTTGAAGTGTTGTAGAAACCAGTGGAGCCTCCCGTGCGCCAGCATTATCTAGCCCTGCTCAGTGTGTTCGCCAGCCTGCCCGCGATGGCCCTTACGTTCCAGACACGCCTGGAGAATATTGAGTGGAAAGTGGAGGGCGATCAGTTCGAGTGCCGCCTGACCCAGCCGATCACCGATTTCGGTTCGGGTGAATTTGTGCGCCGGGCGGGCGAGCAGGCGACCTTTCGCCTGAAAGCCTACAGTGGTTCGCTTGGTGCCGGCTCCGCCACGTTGCTGGCCGCCGCCGCGCCCTGGCAACCGGGCCGTGGCGACATCAACCTGGGTGCGGTACGCGTCGGCAGTGGTGATGTGCTGTTTAACAGCTCACAGGCCCAGGCCGGGCGTCTTTTTACCGGTCTGCTCGAAGGCCGCAGCCCGACCGTGCGGCATTACGGACGCGAAGGCGGTTATTCGGAAATTCGCCTGCTGCCGGTGAAGTTCGCCAAGGCCTACAACGACTATCAGTTGTGTACTACCAAGCTGTTGCCGATGAACTACGATCAGGTTAAACAGACGGAAGTCGGTTTCCCCGGTGGTGGCATCGAACTGGATGCAGCGGCCAAGCAGAAACTGTCGGTCATTGTCGCGTTCATGAAAGCCGACCCCACGGTCAACCACATCGAGCTGAACGGCCATTCGGATAACAGCGGCAACCGCCTGACCAACCGTGATGTCTCGCGACGCCGTGCCTTGGCGGTAGTGGACTACTTCAAGGCCAACGGCATCCCGGAATCCCAGATCACGATGCGTTTCCACGGTGAAAGCTACCCCTTGGCGCCCAACACCAATGCCGCCAACCGAGCGCGCAACCGTCGGGTCAACGTGCAGCTCGAACGCGTGGCGGCGCCCGAGAAACCGGCACCCCAGGCCGCAGCTCCGAGCACCCCTGCTGCGACCTCGTGAGGCGCGGTCATCG harbors:
- a CDS encoding flagellar protein MotY; its protein translation is MRQHYLALLSVFASLPAMALTFQTRLENIEWKVEGDQFECRLTQPITDFGSGEFVRRAGEQATFRLKAYSGSLGAGSATLLAAAAPWQPGRGDINLGAVRVGSGDVLFNSSQAQAGRLFTGLLEGRSPTVRHYGREGGYSEIRLLPVKFAKAYNDYQLCTTKLLPMNYDQVKQTEVGFPGGGIELDAAAKQKLSVIVAFMKADPTVNHIELNGHSDNSGNRLTNRDVSRRRALAVVDYFKANGIPESQITMRFHGESYPLAPNTNAANRARNRRVNVQLERVAAPEKPAPQAAAPSTPAATS
- the pyrC gene encoding dihydroorotase; this translates as MSDRLTLLRPDDWHIHLRDGAALPHTVADVARTFGRAIIMPNLVPPVRNAEQADAYRQRILAARPAGSRFEPLMVLYLTDRTQPSEIREAKASGFVYAAKLYPAGATTNSDSGVTSIDKILPAIEAMADVGMPLLIHGEVTRGDVDVFDREKIFIDEHMRRVVELFPTLKVVFEHITTADAVQFVTEASANVGATITAHHLLYNRNHMLVGGIRPHFYCLPILKRNTHQVALLDAATSGNPKFFLGTDSAPHAQHAKEAACGCAGCYTAFAAIELYAEAFEQRNALDKLEGFASLNGPRFYGLPANTDRITLVREDWTAPASLPFGELTVIPLRAGETLRWRLLEESK